Proteins encoded within one genomic window of Brassica rapa cultivar Chiifu-401-42 chromosome A09, CAAS_Brap_v3.01, whole genome shotgun sequence:
- the LOC117127783 gene encoding uncharacterized protein LOC117127783: MNPNVYCHDQYENPYYLHNTYHPGLVLVSDRLNTASEFHSWRRYVRMALNVRNKLGFIDGTIPRPPLTHRDYSVWSRCNDIVATWLMNSVSKKIGQSLLFISMAEGIWNNLISRFKQDDASRVYDFEQRLSKIEQGSMDVYLLY, from the coding sequence ATGAATCCAAATGTATATTGTCACGATCAGTATGAGAATCCATACTATCTGCATAATACATATCATCCTGGCCTCGTTCTGGTTTCTGATCGATTGAATACCGCATCGGAGTTTCACTCTTGGAGGAGATATGTTCGTATGGCGTTGAATGTTCGCAACAAGTTAGGCTTCATTGATGGTACGATTCCTCGTCCTCCTCTTACTCATAGAGATTATAGCGTGTGGTCTCGTTGCAATGACATTGTCGCGACTTGGTTGATGAATTCTGTTTCTAAGAAAATTGGACAGAGTCTCTTGTTCATCTCCATGGCTGAAGGGATTTGGAACAACTTGATCTCACGTTTTAAGCAGGATGATGCTTCCAGGGTTTATGATTTTGAGCAGAGATTGAGTAAGATAGAACAAGGTTCAATGGACGTTTACTTACTATACTGA
- the LOC103840153 gene encoding ferredoxin C 2, chloroplastic yields MALVFHCTSCTWLQRKTFPINRRYSTNIRRGATTCEYRIPVEISSPADRGALAVPSHKVTVHDRQRGVVHEFEVPEDQYILHSAESQNINLPFACRHGCCTSCAVRVKSGDLRQPQALGISAELKSQGYALLCVGFPTSDLEVETQDEDEVYWLQFGRYFARGPIERDDYALELAMGDE; encoded by the exons ATGGCTCTCGTATTTCACTGTACATCTTGTACTTGGCTTCAGAGAAAGACTTTTCCGATTAATCGGAGATATTCTACGAACATCCGACGAGGAGCTACGACGTGTGAGTATAGAATTCCAGTAGAAATCTCCAGTCCAGCAGATAGAGGAGCTTTGGCTGTTCCTTCGCACAAGGTCACTGTACACGATCGTCAGCGAGGAGTCGTTCACGAGTTTGAGGTTCCAGAG GATCAGTATATATTGCACTCAGCTGAATCTCAGAACATTAATCTTCCCTTTGCTTGCAGGCATG GTTGCTGTACTAGCTGTGCCGTACGTGTTAAATCTGGAGACCTAAGGCAGCCACAAGCATTGGGAATATCAGCTGAACTCAAGTCCCAG GGATATGCACTTTTGTGTGTGGGTTTCCCTACATCTGATCTTGAAGTAGAAACCCAAGATGAGGACGAG GTCTACTGGCTACAATTTGGAAGATACTTCGCTCGTGGACCGATT GAGAGAGATGACTACGCCCTTGAACTCGCCATGGGAGACGAGTAG